The Acidobacteriota bacterium genome has a window encoding:
- a CDS encoding M28 family peptidase, with amino-acid sequence MKWPALALGLILWAPPGTAAAEILRIERRTVEDRALLLSAGVQLVYEYESGFLALADGAGPEDTLRRLGYDAEILDHREEGATYAVAGLRDGWSPDFQRACGEVLRFEENLAFLRFEGDVPEECVQSPRWFFQILDFRPLALPDPPPPEYAERQRRGEPLAVTPKPLVQSLVDSLDPSTLSGAWDAVIGGRFPNTYTTRHSLSSGCQTAVQGVFDEFAEWGLSPSLQDYRAGYAPNVIGTLTGRTNPERVYIVIGHLDDMPSSGAAPGADDNASGAAVVTAAARAMAPYAFANTVKFIACTGEEQGLYGSAAYADDAQARGEQIQAVLNADMIGWQGDGSPAAENLDLNYNASSQWLGLLFADCASAYATGCPVDAFSCASLTASDHYPFWQKGWSAVCGITDNEGYCSHAGHYPYYHTSNDTRANCGSPGFFYSAVKAYVATLAHLADPLCGPPAVPTGVSATPAGENRVEVAWTPGGGGLTYRVLRTRGGCASGEEALVLGETASAALTDEGASGGVPYAYRIQALDATGHCLSAPSDCAEAVTTGPCTEPPSFSGLSSVVNPGEATCSLDLSWEAAASYCGSSVTYNVYRSTSAGFVPDASTRIARGIVATAFRDAAGLALGTTYHYVVRAVDGGTGQEDGNLLVRSGTPTGSHSSFTALDEDFGSGIPGTWTVVDGGSGGGAASTWTTSNPGGRNATAPITDPFAIVDSDEAGTGATQDEQLITPVLDLSAATSVTLEFDHYFYRYESEVCDVDVRSSRTSGAWQNVGRWTGASTANPEHETLDLTSRAAGASDAQVRFRYYNGSYEWYWMVDNVRVEAESVEPCAAAGGTAAVKPVPDGRWVTGTAARASKANGDGSQVDIAWDVFTCASPDYNLYWGVASGLSACALSGAVCGMGPSGTYAWTSPSVPVGEAFIWWVLVGTDGEAMESHWGRDSAGSERHPAASNQCGFTAKSTATACP; translated from the coding sequence ATGAAGTGGCCGGCCCTGGCATTGGGCTTGATTCTGTGGGCACCGCCGGGGACGGCCGCCGCGGAGATCCTCCGCATCGAACGGCGCACCGTGGAGGACCGCGCCCTCCTGCTCTCCGCGGGAGTCCAACTGGTTTACGAGTACGAGTCGGGCTTTCTGGCCCTGGCGGACGGAGCGGGCCCGGAGGACACCCTCCGCCGTCTCGGATACGATGCCGAAATCCTGGATCACCGGGAAGAGGGCGCCACCTACGCGGTGGCGGGGTTGAGGGATGGATGGTCGCCCGATTTCCAGAGAGCGTGCGGCGAAGTCCTCCGGTTCGAAGAGAATCTCGCGTTCCTCCGCTTCGAGGGGGATGTCCCCGAGGAATGCGTCCAGTCTCCCCGCTGGTTCTTCCAGATCCTGGATTTTCGCCCGCTTGCGCTTCCAGATCCGCCTCCGCCGGAGTACGCAGAAAGGCAGAGACGGGGAGAGCCGCTGGCCGTCACGCCCAAGCCTCTCGTCCAGTCCCTCGTGGACTCCCTGGACCCTTCCACCCTTTCGGGCGCATGGGACGCGGTCATCGGCGGCCGGTTCCCGAATACCTACACCACCCGGCACTCCCTGAGTTCCGGGTGCCAGACCGCGGTCCAGGGCGTCTTCGACGAGTTCGCCGAATGGGGCCTGAGCCCGTCGCTCCAGGATTACCGCGCGGGCTACGCGCCGAACGTCATCGGGACCCTTACCGGGAGGACGAATCCGGAACGCGTCTACATCGTGATCGGCCACCTGGATGACATGCCCTCCTCGGGGGCCGCCCCCGGGGCGGACGACAACGCCAGCGGTGCGGCCGTCGTCACCGCCGCGGCCCGGGCCATGGCGCCCTACGCCTTCGCCAATACCGTCAAGTTCATCGCCTGCACGGGGGAGGAGCAGGGCCTGTACGGGAGCGCGGCGTACGCCGACGACGCCCAGGCCCGCGGAGAGCAAATCCAGGCGGTCCTCAACGCGGACATGATCGGCTGGCAGGGGGATGGCTCTCCCGCGGCGGAAAACCTGGACCTCAATTACAACGCGTCTTCCCAGTGGCTCGGACTCCTGTTTGCGGACTGCGCTTCGGCGTATGCCACCGGCTGTCCGGTGGATGCCTTCTCCTGCGCGAGCCTGACGGCCAGCGACCACTATCCCTTCTGGCAGAAAGGGTGGTCGGCCGTCTGCGGGATCACGGACAACGAGGGATACTGCAGCCACGCCGGCCACTATCCCTACTACCACACGTCCAACGACACCCGGGCGAACTGCGGATCGCCCGGCTTCTTCTACTCGGCCGTGAAGGCCTACGTGGCCACCCTGGCCCACCTGGCGGACCCCCTGTGCGGACCGCCCGCCGTTCCCACCGGCGTTTCGGCGACGCCGGCCGGAGAGAACCGCGTCGAGGTGGCCTGGACCCCTGGGGGAGGTGGCCTGACCTACCGGGTCCTCCGGACGAGGGGGGGGTGCGCATCCGGGGAGGAGGCCCTGGTTCTCGGCGAAACGGCCTCCGCGGCCTTAACGGACGAAGGGGCCTCGGGAGGCGTCCCCTACGCCTACCGGATCCAGGCCCTGGACGCCACCGGCCACTGCCTTTCGGCCCCGAGCGACTGCGCCGAAGCGGTGACCACGGGGCCCTGCACCGAGCCCCCCTCCTTTTCGGGCCTGTCCTCCGTGGTGAACCCTGGAGAGGCGACCTGCTCCCTGGACCTGTCTTGGGAAGCGGCCGCCTCGTATTGCGGAAGTTCGGTGACCTACAACGTGTACCGGTCCACCTCCGCGGGATTCGTCCCCGATGCCTCGACCCGCATCGCCAGGGGGATCGTGGCGACGGCCTTCCGGGACGCGGCGGGCCTGGCCCTTGGGACAACGTACCATTACGTGGTTCGGGCCGTGGACGGCGGGACCGGTCAGGAGGACGGGAACCTCCTCGTCCGTTCCGGCACCCCCACCGGCAGCCACTCGAGTTTCACGGCGCTGGACGAGGACTTCGGGTCGGGGATCCCCGGGACGTGGACGGTGGTGGACGGCGGATCGGGAGGGGGCGCGGCCTCCACGTGGACGACGTCGAACCCCGGGGGGAGAAACGCCACGGCGCCCATCACGGATCCCTTCGCCATCGTGGACAGCGACGAGGCGGGAACGGGGGCGACACAAGACGAGCAGTTGATCACGCCGGTGCTGGACCTATCGGCGGCCACGTCGGTGACGCTGGAGTTCGACCACTACTTCTACCGGTACGAGAGCGAGGTGTGCGACGTGGACGTCCGGTCGAGCCGGACGTCGGGGGCCTGGCAGAACGTGGGCCGGTGGACGGGGGCGAGCACGGCGAATCCGGAGCACGAGACGCTCGACCTGACGAGCCGCGCGGCGGGGGCCTCCGACGCCCAGGTGCGCTTCCGGTACTACAACGGGAGCTACGAGTGGTACTGGATGGTGGACAACGTGCGCGTCGAGGCGGAGAGCGTGGAGCCGTGCGCCGCCGCGGGGGGGACTGCCGCGGTCAAGCCGGTGCCCGACGGCCGGTGGGTGACCGGAACGGCGGCGAGGGCCTCAAAAGCCAATGGGGACGGAAGCCAGGTGGACATCGCGTGGGACGTCTTCACCTGCGCGAGCCCGGACTACAACCTTTACTGGGGCGTGGCCAGCGGTCTGTCGGCCTGTGCGCTTTCGGGCGCCGTCTGCGGGATGGGGCCCTCGGGGACCTATGCGTGGACCTCTCCCTCCGTGCCCGTGGGGGAGGCCTTCATCTGGTGGGTCCTCGTGGGAACCGACGGGGAGGCCATGGAAAGTCACTGGGGAAGGGACTCGGCGGGGAGTGAGCGCCACCCCGCCGCCTCCAACCAGTGCGGCTTCACCGCCAAGAGCACCGCAACCGCCTGTCCGTGA
- a CDS encoding TIGR02186 family protein gives MKRARTASLVALAVLSFALSGFSQEPAAPTARISPEVIRMDAFYGGAQIRVEGEVPAGSGVYLVVKGPQIEESFNKKGRFGPIWANAGKVRIAGVPALFIGFSSAPLADLLSREALEAGQLDVTSIQAQMKVDPPVMDQPLVRENYLKLKSDQGILQVNEGTVAVTPGENSSRYAVSFAWPKVAPPADYRLEVYACRDGRVLSRAELPLKVLKVGFPEKMAGMAKDRAVLYGILCILVATLAGLGIDFIASRLGGKVSAH, from the coding sequence ATGAAGCGCGCACGAACCGCATCGCTGGTTGCCCTGGCCGTTCTTTCCTTTGCGCTTTCCGGATTCTCTCAGGAACCCGCCGCACCGACGGCCCGGATCAGTCCGGAGGTGATCCGGATGGACGCCTTCTACGGCGGGGCCCAGATCCGGGTGGAGGGCGAAGTGCCCGCCGGGAGCGGCGTGTACCTCGTCGTGAAAGGACCTCAGATCGAGGAGTCCTTCAACAAGAAGGGCCGCTTCGGGCCCATCTGGGCCAATGCGGGGAAGGTCCGCATCGCCGGCGTCCCCGCCCTCTTCATCGGCTTCTCGAGCGCCCCGCTGGCCGACCTCCTCTCCCGGGAAGCCCTCGAGGCGGGCCAGTTGGACGTGACCTCGATCCAGGCCCAAATGAAGGTGGACCCGCCGGTCATGGACCAGCCGCTCGTGAGGGAGAACTACCTGAAGCTCAAATCCGATCAGGGGATCCTCCAGGTGAACGAGGGCACCGTTGCGGTGACGCCGGGGGAGAACTCGAGCCGCTACGCCGTCTCCTTCGCCTGGCCCAAAGTGGCCCCGCCGGCGGACTACCGGCTGGAAGTGTACGCCTGCAGGGACGGAAGGGTCCTGTCTCGAGCGGAACTTCCCCTCAAGGTCTTGAAGGTGGGGTTCCCCGAGAAGATGGCCGGAATGGCCAAGGACCGGGCGGTCCTGTACGGCATTCTGTGCATTCTCGTGGCCACGCTGGCGGGCCTGGGCATCGATTTCATCGCCTCCAGGCTGGGCGGAAAGGTCTCCGCCCACTAA
- a CDS encoding bifunctional precorrin-2 dehydrogenase/sirohydrochlorin ferrochelatase yields the protein MSYFVNLNVKGRKAVVVGGGNVALRKVGGLLAAGARVSVVAESPHPEIRLLAAAGRLRLEARPYADGDLEGAFLAVAATDDEEVNARVSAEAVRRGILVNVADRPALCTFTLPAVVRRGDLTLAVATDGRCPALSRALREELENTYGEEYAGLTDLMGSLRGRLMAEGRPYGEIQKALEALYRGGALRLLAEGDLEGLRDLIRRTCSLEED from the coding sequence GTGAGCTACTTCGTCAACCTCAACGTCAAGGGCCGCAAGGCCGTGGTCGTGGGCGGAGGGAACGTGGCCCTCCGGAAGGTCGGCGGCCTCCTCGCCGCCGGAGCCCGCGTCTCGGTGGTGGCCGAATCTCCCCACCCCGAGATTCGCCTCCTGGCCGCGGCGGGGCGCCTTCGCCTGGAAGCCCGCCCTTACGCCGATGGAGATCTGGAAGGCGCCTTCCTGGCCGTGGCCGCCACCGACGACGAGGAGGTGAACGCCCGCGTCTCCGCCGAGGCGGTGCGGCGCGGGATCCTCGTCAACGTGGCCGACCGACCGGCCCTCTGCACCTTCACCCTGCCCGCCGTGGTGCGGCGGGGGGACCTCACCCTCGCGGTGGCCACCGACGGCCGTTGCCCGGCCCTTTCCCGTGCCCTCCGGGAGGAACTGGAGAACACCTACGGGGAGGAGTACGCCGGGCTGACGGACCTGATGGGGAGCCTTCGAGGGCGGCTCATGGCCGAGGGACGCCCCTATGGCGAAATCCAGAAGGCCCTGGAGGCCCTCTACCGCGGAGGGGCCCTCCGCCTCCTGGCGGAAGGCGACCTCGAAGGGCTCCGCGACCTCATCCGGCGAACCTGCTCCCTCGAAGAAGATTAG
- the cobA gene encoding uroporphyrinogen-III C-methyltransferase, with translation MRPGKVYIVGAGPGHPELLTLKAAALLRQGDVIVYDRLIQEEVLALAKPSAERLYMGKPVGKHDSRQDEIHEVLVRKAREGKVVVRLKGGDPFVFGRGGEEAEYLAAHGVAFEVIPGVSSALAAPLSAGIAVTHRENASCVAIVTGHEAKDEETRIDWEALARLDTLVFLMGVKNAGRIASRLIRHGRSPKTPCAFIQMAFWHDEAVLVSTLGRVEEDLARAGIRPPATFVVGEVVRLREKISHAERDLARRADGSARFDPSPVPDQLLRLASAGLGSQALGLALEVSLFDRTETPEPPESLAAALGWDASAAVEILDALVALGLLEKREDGYGNLELSSRYLRDGSPHSLRPTLLHQASLSVSWDRLKAYVQEGCRDFVAPDPNPAGAAACEALARFAAPAVVEKLDSRPPGPVLLIGWGGEAYAEALRTRWPDLAFSHRNPLEGPDRGLRMLAPIPREGAPFGTIFLSGLLASSSRGDVQKILECAVEALDSGGRVFLHDAFLPSSVLPPPEVVLGALGRRVAQGGCRTWSVNRLVQTLDALGLCGVKVHSLPAGTLLVEAGKASA, from the coding sequence ATGAGACCCGGCAAGGTGTACATCGTGGGCGCGGGCCCGGGCCACCCCGAACTCCTCACTCTCAAGGCCGCGGCCCTCCTGCGCCAGGGCGACGTGATCGTGTACGACCGCCTGATCCAGGAGGAGGTCCTCGCCCTCGCCAAGCCCTCCGCCGAACGCCTCTACATGGGGAAGCCCGTAGGCAAGCACGACTCGCGCCAGGACGAAATCCACGAGGTGCTCGTCCGGAAGGCCCGAGAGGGGAAGGTCGTCGTGCGGCTCAAGGGCGGAGATCCCTTCGTCTTCGGACGGGGGGGCGAGGAGGCCGAGTACCTGGCCGCCCACGGCGTGGCCTTCGAGGTCATCCCCGGCGTCTCCTCCGCCCTGGCGGCGCCTCTCTCGGCGGGCATCGCCGTCACCCACCGGGAGAACGCCTCCTGCGTGGCCATCGTCACGGGCCACGAGGCCAAGGACGAGGAGACCCGCATCGACTGGGAGGCCCTGGCCCGCCTCGACACCCTGGTCTTCCTCATGGGCGTGAAAAACGCGGGGCGGATCGCCTCCCGCCTCATCCGCCATGGGCGGAGCCCCAAGACCCCGTGCGCGTTCATCCAGATGGCCTTCTGGCACGACGAGGCCGTCCTCGTCAGCACGCTGGGGCGCGTGGAGGAGGACCTCGCCCGGGCGGGGATCCGGCCGCCCGCCACTTTCGTCGTGGGGGAGGTGGTGCGCCTGAGGGAGAAGATCAGCCATGCCGAGCGGGACCTCGCACGGCGCGCCGACGGCTCCGCCCGCTTCGACCCGTCCCCCGTACCCGATCAGCTTCTCCGCCTGGCCTCGGCGGGCCTCGGCTCACAGGCTTTGGGTCTCGCCCTCGAGGTCTCCCTCTTCGACCGCACCGAGACGCCGGAACCGCCCGAGTCCCTGGCCGCCGCGCTGGGCTGGGACGCGTCCGCCGCCGTGGAGATCCTGGACGCCCTCGTGGCCTTGGGACTGCTCGAAAAGCGGGAGGACGGCTACGGCAACCTGGAACTCTCCTCCCGGTACCTGCGGGACGGTTCGCCCCATTCGCTCCGGCCCACGCTCCTCCACCAGGCGTCCCTCTCCGTTTCCTGGGACCGCCTGAAGGCGTACGTCCAGGAGGGGTGCCGCGACTTCGTGGCCCCCGATCCGAACCCTGCGGGGGCCGCCGCCTGCGAGGCCCTCGCCCGATTCGCCGCTCCCGCCGTCGTGGAGAAACTCGATTCACGGCCTCCGGGCCCCGTTCTCCTGATTGGCTGGGGAGGGGAAGCCTATGCCGAGGCCCTCCGCACCCGATGGCCGGACCTGGCCTTTTCCCACCGGAACCCCTTGGAAGGCCCGGACCGCGGGCTTCGCATGCTGGCCCCGATCCCAAGGGAGGGCGCCCCCTTCGGTACGATCTTCCTCTCGGGTCTCCTGGCCTCCTCCAGCCGCGGCGACGTGCAGAAGATCCTGGAATGCGCCGTTGAAGCCCTCGATTCCGGCGGCCGGGTCTTCCTTCACGACGCCTTCCTGCCCTCCAGCGTCCTGCCTCCCCCCGAGGTGGTCCTCGGCGCCCTCGGGCGGCGGGTGGCCCAGGGAGGATGCCGCACCTGGAGCGTCAACCGGCTCGTCCAGACCCTGGACGCCCTCGGCCTCTGCGGGGTGAAGGTCCACTCCCTTCCCGCGGGCACCCTTCTGGTGGAAGCCGGAAAGGCGTCGGCGTGA
- a CDS encoding PEP/pyruvate-binding domain-containing protein has product MWLPWRGKGTDAEVRSAEARMREHYRCFRDLLAYNNECLERMASLQEDLQYVPPLRDVIGPRIAEVFDRARGTVEALETLTENKFPRLVRLLARQRHEVEAFVAAGQERETPRLAASLAEIDLRASDEVGGKTAYLGEVRNHVGLPVPEGFVLTTEAYRQTVGIPLWREIRDALREVDPDDLEGIREASRRLVAKVLEAPIPRAVEVALMERAKRLDTLGQGFAVRSSAVGEGGPQTFAGQFLSLLNVPENQLLDAYRKVLASRFSERAIAYRRSRGIGEVESPMAVLVIPVLRAKAAGILYTRDPNQPSSGNLLITATRGLGVDLAGGSASADLFVLARGRSHAVLERHITRKESQVVLGERGGIARRILDVNESRGSSMETEDLQVLAHWGVRLEAHFKAPQDVEWVLDEDGALWIVQTRDLALGFKSGGGKSRGNPRAEPLLKGGKTIYGGRASGPAFHVEDVESLAHVPSGAILFVRRPMPDIVKVLNRIAGVVAERGIVTGHGAALLREFKIPSAFQMAHAMERTSHGSEVSLDAGSPALYGGILWAAPTAEVPLGERYAELREDPIHSSLLTLNLVDPSAFNFRASGCRSAHDILRFSHEKAIETMFSVNDRAADRSPLSARRLVAATPIRLFVLDLGGGVRLEDPETREILPEQITSRPFAAFWCGVTHPGVSWSRQMPASLNGLASVVAGSFASHSSARRALGERSYLLVADEYMNLNSRLAYHFTLVDACLSDQANANYISFRFAGGGATRWRRNLRAVFIEKVLSRQGFLADRRGDVVNAWHRKGTAEETAAALDILGRLMACSSQLDMYMESHEAMEWYVAQFMAGNYRFDPEASPCRPPRESGR; this is encoded by the coding sequence ATGTGGCTTCCGTGGAGAGGCAAGGGGACCGACGCGGAAGTCCGTTCCGCGGAGGCCCGCATGCGGGAGCACTACCGGTGCTTCCGCGACCTCCTCGCCTACAACAACGAGTGCCTCGAACGCATGGCGTCCCTCCAGGAGGATCTCCAGTACGTCCCCCCTCTCCGGGACGTGATCGGTCCGAGGATCGCCGAGGTCTTCGACCGGGCCCGCGGGACCGTCGAGGCACTGGAGACCCTCACGGAGAACAAGTTCCCGCGGCTGGTGAGGCTCCTGGCCAGACAGCGCCATGAGGTGGAGGCCTTCGTCGCGGCGGGGCAGGAGAGGGAGACTCCGCGGCTCGCCGCATCCCTGGCGGAGATAGACCTTCGTGCTTCGGACGAAGTGGGCGGAAAGACGGCCTACCTCGGAGAAGTTCGGAACCACGTCGGACTGCCCGTTCCAGAGGGCTTTGTCCTGACGACGGAAGCCTATCGCCAGACCGTGGGCATCCCGCTCTGGCGGGAGATCCGGGATGCCCTGAGGGAGGTGGATCCGGACGATCTCGAGGGGATTCGGGAGGCCTCCCGGCGTCTGGTCGCCAAAGTGCTCGAGGCGCCCATCCCCCGGGCCGTGGAAGTGGCTCTGATGGAGAGAGCCAAGCGCCTCGACACACTCGGCCAGGGCTTCGCGGTCCGTTCCAGCGCAGTGGGAGAAGGTGGGCCGCAGACCTTCGCCGGACAGTTCTTGAGCCTCCTCAACGTTCCGGAGAACCAGCTCCTCGACGCGTACCGGAAGGTGCTCGCGAGCCGCTTCTCCGAGAGGGCCATCGCGTACCGCCGCTCGCGGGGCATCGGGGAGGTGGAAAGCCCCATGGCGGTCCTGGTGATTCCCGTCCTGCGAGCGAAGGCGGCGGGGATTCTGTACACGAGGGACCCGAACCAGCCGAGCTCGGGTAACCTTCTCATCACGGCCACTCGAGGGCTGGGCGTGGACCTGGCCGGGGGGAGCGCCTCCGCCGACCTGTTCGTACTGGCGAGGGGTCGGAGCCACGCGGTCCTTGAACGGCATATCACCCGAAAGGAATCCCAAGTTGTGCTCGGGGAACGGGGGGGGATAGCGAGGAGAATCCTCGACGTGAACGAGTCCAGAGGATCCTCCATGGAAACGGAAGATCTGCAGGTTTTGGCGCACTGGGGGGTGCGGCTCGAGGCCCACTTCAAGGCCCCGCAGGACGTGGAGTGGGTCCTCGACGAAGACGGCGCCCTGTGGATCGTCCAGACTCGGGACCTCGCCCTCGGATTCAAGTCAGGCGGAGGGAAGTCCAGGGGAAACCCCAGGGCCGAGCCCCTCCTGAAGGGTGGGAAGACCATCTACGGCGGCCGGGCCTCGGGACCGGCGTTTCACGTGGAGGACGTTGAATCCCTCGCCCACGTGCCCTCCGGAGCCATTCTTTTCGTGCGGCGCCCCATGCCCGACATCGTCAAGGTCCTGAACCGAATCGCCGGAGTCGTTGCGGAACGGGGGATCGTCACGGGCCACGGCGCTGCGCTCCTCAGGGAGTTCAAGATCCCGTCCGCGTTTCAGATGGCCCACGCGATGGAGCGCACGTCCCACGGTTCGGAGGTGAGCCTGGACGCCGGCAGTCCGGCCCTTTACGGCGGGATTCTCTGGGCCGCTCCCACCGCCGAAGTCCCCCTCGGGGAGAGGTACGCCGAGCTCAGGGAGGATCCGATCCACTCCAGCCTGCTGACGCTCAACCTCGTGGACCCGTCGGCCTTCAATTTTCGGGCTTCGGGGTGCCGGTCCGCCCACGATATCCTCCGGTTTTCCCACGAGAAGGCCATCGAAACCATGTTTTCAGTGAACGACAGGGCGGCGGATCGGTCGCCCCTGAGCGCAAGGAGGCTCGTCGCGGCGACACCCATCCGCCTCTTCGTCCTGGACCTGGGAGGGGGGGTGCGGCTTGAGGACCCGGAGACGAGGGAGATCTTGCCCGAGCAAATCACATCCCGGCCTTTCGCGGCCTTTTGGTGCGGAGTCACCCATCCCGGCGTGTCCTGGAGCCGGCAGATGCCGGCCAGCCTGAACGGCCTCGCCTCGGTGGTGGCGGGATCCTTCGCATCCCACTCCAGCGCCCGGAGGGCCCTGGGAGAGCGGAGCTACCTCCTGGTGGCCGACGAGTACATGAACCTCAACAGCCGTCTGGCCTACCACTTCACGCTCGTGGACGCGTGCCTCTCGGATCAGGCCAACGCCAACTACATCTCCTTCCGTTTCGCCGGCGGCGGCGCGACCCGGTGGCGCAGGAACCTCCGGGCGGTCTTCATCGAGAAGGTGCTCTCTCGCCAGGGATTCCTGGCGGACCGGAGAGGGGACGTCGTGAACGCCTGGCACAGGAAGGGCACCGCGGAGGAGACCGCGGCGGCCCTGGACATCCTGGGCCGCTTGATGGCTTGCTCCAGCCAGTTGGACATGTACATGGAGAGCCACGAGGCGATGGAATGGTATGTGGCCCAGTTCATGGCGGGGAATTACCGATTCGACCCGGAAGCGTCGCCTTGTCGCCCCCCCCGGGAAAGCGGGCGGTAG
- a CDS encoding sulfite exporter TauE/SafE family protein: MSIFLPVAGISINLFLVMGAGAIVGFMSGMFGVGGGFLLTPILIMMGIPPTVAAASDSCQIVAASASGAAAHFRLKNVDVKLGSILLIGGLVGGAIGVRIIKVLRAMGNADFLITVTYVVVLGSVGGYMFFESLNALRRGGMAPKKSGAVKKPGLLSRLPFQMNFPTAGVQHSVFVPFFLCMVVGILAAIMGVGGGFIMVPMMVYLLRMPMHVAVGTDLFQIFFTCAGVTFMQATTNHTVDLVLALLLMIGSTIGAQIGARVGKRLRGDQLKILLASIVLLVMVKMAFSLVVTPASLLSYATGGGH; encoded by the coding sequence ATGTCGATCTTCTTACCTGTCGCCGGAATCAGCATCAACCTGTTCCTGGTCATGGGGGCCGGAGCCATCGTCGGCTTCATGTCCGGGATGTTCGGGGTGGGAGGCGGGTTTCTGCTCACGCCCATCCTGATCATGATGGGCATCCCGCCCACCGTCGCGGCCGCCTCGGACTCCTGCCAGATCGTGGCGGCCTCGGCGTCCGGGGCGGCCGCCCACTTCCGCCTGAAAAACGTGGACGTGAAGTTGGGGTCCATTCTCCTCATCGGGGGACTCGTGGGCGGGGCCATCGGCGTGCGGATCATCAAGGTCCTGCGGGCCATGGGCAACGCCGACTTCCTCATCACGGTGACCTACGTGGTGGTCCTGGGAAGCGTCGGGGGGTACATGTTCTTCGAAAGCCTCAACGCCCTCCGGCGCGGCGGGATGGCCCCGAAGAAGTCGGGGGCGGTCAAGAAGCCCGGGCTACTCTCCCGGCTCCCGTTCCAGATGAACTTCCCCACCGCCGGGGTCCAGCATTCGGTGTTCGTTCCCTTCTTCCTGTGCATGGTCGTCGGGATTCTCGCCGCCATCATGGGCGTGGGGGGCGGCTTCATCATGGTCCCCATGATGGTGTACCTCCTGCGGATGCCCATGCACGTGGCGGTGGGAACCGACCTCTTCCAGATCTTCTTCACCTGCGCCGGGGTCACCTTCATGCAGGCCACCACGAACCATACGGTGGACCTGGTCCTGGCCCTGCTCCTCATGATCGGATCCACGATAGGGGCCCAGATCGGCGCCCGGGTGGGCAAGCGGCTGAGGGGCGATCAGCTCAAGATTCTCCTCGCCTCCATCGTCCTGTTGGTCATGGTGAAGATGGCGTTCAGCCTGGTGGTCACGCCGGCGAGCCTTCTTTCGTACGCCACGGGGGGAGGGCACTGA
- a CDS encoding cytidylate kinase family protein — MAVITISRGSFSGGKILAECLADNLSYRCVDRDVIVERAAAYGVTQEELRSALMNPPGFWDRFNHKKYVYLTLIQAALTEEVRGGKAIYHGNAGHLLLRGVSHVLRTRIIAPFEHRVAMVQDRLKMTREESVAYIQKMDQDRKKWTHYLYGVDWGEPSLYDIVLNLEYMDIKEACDIIASVARQRVFEETEDSMAAMEDLALASRIRASLVTHPATGTLEVDVEAHGGAVTIRGKLANREQVKEVQEVVWKIQGVTSVSLEGLVQPPSA; from the coding sequence ATGGCGGTCATCACCATTTCCCGCGGGTCTTTCAGCGGCGGCAAGATCCTGGCCGAGTGCCTGGCCGACAACCTGAGCTACCGGTGCGTGGACCGCGACGTGATCGTGGAGCGGGCCGCCGCGTACGGCGTTACCCAGGAAGAACTCCGGAGCGCCCTCATGAACCCCCCGGGGTTCTGGGACCGGTTCAACCACAAGAAGTACGTCTACCTCACCCTGATCCAGGCCGCGCTGACGGAGGAGGTCCGGGGGGGGAAAGCCATCTACCACGGCAACGCGGGCCACCTTCTGCTTCGGGGAGTGAGCCACGTCCTGAGGACCCGCATCATCGCGCCCTTCGAACACCGGGTGGCCATGGTCCAGGACCGGCTCAAGATGACCCGCGAGGAATCCGTCGCCTACATCCAGAAGATGGACCAGGACCGCAAGAAGTGGACCCACTATCTCTACGGCGTGGACTGGGGCGAACCCTCCCTCTACGATATCGTGCTGAACCTCGAGTACATGGACATCAAGGAGGCGTGCGACATCATCGCCTCCGTCGCGAGGCAGCGGGTGTTCGAGGAAACGGAGGATTCGATGGCGGCCATGGAGGACCTGGCCCTCGCCAGCCGGATCCGAGCCAGCCTCGTCACCCATCCGGCCACGGGCACGCTGGAAGTGGACGTGGAGGCTCATGGGGGGGCGGTGACCATTCGGGGGAAACTGGCCAACCGCGAACAAGTGAAGGAGGTCCAGGAGGTGGTCTGGAAGATTCAGGGGGTCACGAGCGTGAGTTTGGAGGGACTGGTCCAGCCGCCCAGCGCGTAG